In Necator americanus strain Aroian chromosome IV, whole genome shotgun sequence, the following proteins share a genomic window:
- a CDS encoding hypothetical protein (NECATOR_CHRIV.G14430.T1), with translation MRLWLNTLLAAMLLVIVTALEPFEDEFLKERPTRAFPFLLRITPLIGYDRRYGSKVDKVPLSTEQIDSTDGVIARMRRDGHMLKRYTCRFKFCRIFDE, from the exons ATGCGCTTGTGGCTGAACACACTGCTCGCGGCGATGCTCCTTGTCATCGTCACTGCACTAGAGCCTTTCGAAGAtgaatttctgaaagaaagaCCAACAAGA GCGTTCCCATTCTTATTACGTATCACACCATTGATTGGTTATGACAGAAGGTACGGGTCTAAAGTTGACAAGGTCCCGCTGTCGACAGAGCAAATCGACAGCACGGATGGCGTGATTGCACGAATGCGGAGAGATGGACATATGTTGAAAA GATACACGTGTCGCTTCAAGTTCTGTCGAATATTCGATGAATAA